One stretch of Muribaculum intestinale DNA includes these proteins:
- a CDS encoding gluconate 5-dehydrogenase produces the protein MVNFSLEGRIALVTGAAYGIGLAIAQAYAEAGAKIVFNCSRQETVDRGLKAYRDLGIDAKGYVCDVTDEEAVKAMVADIEKTVGTIDILVNNAGIIKRIPMEEMDVDDFRRVVDVDLIAPFIVSKAVIPGMIGKGHGKIINVCSMMSELGRETVSAYAAAKGGLKMLTRNICSEYGEANIQCNGIGPGYIATEQTAPLRERQADGSRHPFDQFIVSKTPAGRWGTPEDLMGPAVFLASDASDFVNGHILYVDGGILAYIGKQPK, from the coding sequence ATGGTGAATTTCTCTCTCGAAGGGCGTATTGCCCTCGTTACCGGTGCCGCATATGGTATCGGTCTGGCCATAGCTCAGGCTTATGCCGAAGCTGGTGCTAAAATTGTGTTTAACTGTTCGCGACAGGAGACCGTCGACCGCGGACTAAAAGCGTACCGCGACCTTGGCATCGATGCAAAGGGCTACGTATGCGATGTCACCGACGAAGAGGCCGTAAAGGCTATGGTCGCCGACATCGAAAAAACTGTGGGTACAATTGATATTCTCGTAAACAATGCCGGCATTATCAAGCGCATCCCTATGGAAGAGATGGATGTTGATGATTTCCGTCGCGTTGTCGATGTCGACCTTATAGCTCCGTTTATCGTGTCAAAGGCTGTGATTCCCGGCATGATAGGCAAAGGTCACGGCAAGATTATCAATGTGTGTTCGATGATGAGCGAGCTTGGCCGGGAGACAGTGAGCGCCTATGCGGCCGCCAAGGGAGGGCTCAAGATGCTCACACGCAATATATGCTCAGAATACGGTGAGGCAAACATCCAGTGCAATGGCATAGGTCCGGGATATATCGCCACCGAGCAGACTGCGCCGCTGCGCGAACGTCAGGCCGACGGCTCACGCCATCCTTTTGACCAGTTTATTGTATCAAAGACTCCTGCCGGACGCTGGGGCACACCTGAAGACCTCATGGGGCCTGCCGTATTCCTTGCTTCCGATGCCTCCGACTTTGTCAACGGACATATCCTCTATGTCGATGGCGGCATACTTGCCTATATTGGAAAACAACCAAAGTAA